A genomic window from Agrobacterium larrymoorei includes:
- a CDS encoding SDR family oxidoreductase — translation MTMDKVAVVTAGGSGMGAAVARRFAQDGYKVAILSSSGKGEALAAELGGVGVTGSNQSNDDIQKLADLTLEKFGRIDVLVNSAGHGPRAPILEITDEQWHTGLDVYLMNVIRPTRIIAPIMVAQKSGAIVNISTAWAFEPSDMFPTSAVFRAGLAAYTKIFADTYAADNVRMNNVLPGWIDSLPATEQRREMVPMQRYGRSEEIAATVAFLASEGAGYITGQNLKVDGGLTRSV, via the coding sequence ATGACGATGGATAAAGTGGCAGTCGTGACGGCAGGTGGAAGCGGCATGGGTGCGGCGGTTGCAAGGCGCTTTGCGCAAGACGGCTACAAGGTGGCGATCCTATCGTCCTCCGGTAAGGGCGAGGCACTGGCTGCTGAACTCGGCGGCGTGGGGGTAACGGGCTCCAACCAGTCCAACGACGATATCCAGAAGCTAGCCGACCTTACGCTGGAAAAGTTCGGTCGCATCGACGTGCTGGTCAACAGCGCCGGACACGGTCCCCGTGCGCCCATCCTCGAAATCACCGACGAACAGTGGCACACGGGGCTCGACGTCTATCTGATGAACGTTATCCGACCGACCCGCATCATCGCTCCCATCATGGTCGCCCAGAAGAGCGGTGCTATCGTCAATATCTCGACGGCATGGGCTTTCGAGCCGAGTGACATGTTTCCGACATCCGCAGTGTTTCGTGCCGGGCTGGCGGCCTATACCAAGATCTTTGCCGACACATACGCCGCGGACAATGTGCGCATGAACAATGTTCTACCCGGCTGGATCGACAGCCTCCCGGCAACCGAACAGCGCCGTGAGATGGTACCGATGCAGCGCTACGGGAGAAGTGAAGAAATCGCCGCCACCGTTGCCTTTTTGGCTTCCGAGGGTGCAGGCTACATTACGGGGCAAAACCTCAAGGTTGACGGTGGGCTGACGCGCTCCGTCTAA
- a CDS encoding GAF domain-containing protein — MVHIIRDSEPEVSVFSASDVERLEALEELQIIDSGPEPVFDDVVQIASTICNAPVSLISLVQEERQWFKARVGFPPTETPIDQSVCRYSLDSDDLLIIPDLTKDPRTSANTLVTKAPFIRFYAGARLILADGVAVGALCVIDHVPRPEGLTPEQRSVLKALAAQISAHLELRRAANRQRELIERQKQINMMMRDSVRTALTAQEAGRIGTFELDIETGNIKVSAEFCRIFDVPPMGHYHARDFEKMLHPDDRGRESSEETRKNGSAVTTVEYRIVTSSRGIRWVCRQATFERDEDGKPIKLLGTVQDVTQQKRATERIRTLLELGDRLRDLNDVEEIALTAAELMARALDATRAGFGVVDPVRETVMMQPEWRAPGVSSLAGRHYFRDYGSYIDDLKGGMSVVISDVTTDPRTKDKADALLALGIRQLVNVPIFDQGKFALVVFVHHCDLFEWMDDDLAFVRSFGDRIQSAIGRLRAEAEQNLLNREIGHRLKNAFAMVQALAKQTLRPVQDRGPVLNFEQRLQALSSAHDILLGNNWANADVRTVLLRVIDTLGMTEKVDIRGDDISVNPKGALSLSLLLHELTTNAVKYGSLSSVHGRVLVSWDVQGEREDAVFRLIWSETSGPPVIQPQSKGFGSRLISMGLLGTGGVSTRYLDQGLEVEMTASLVQLQQVA, encoded by the coding sequence TTGGTTCATATAATTCGCGACTCCGAGCCAGAAGTGTCCGTATTCTCGGCATCCGATGTGGAGCGTTTGGAGGCTCTTGAGGAGTTGCAGATCATCGACAGCGGGCCTGAGCCCGTTTTCGATGATGTGGTTCAGATTGCCAGCACCATTTGCAATGCGCCAGTCTCTCTCATCAGCCTCGTGCAGGAAGAGCGTCAGTGGTTCAAGGCACGTGTCGGGTTTCCCCCGACTGAGACGCCAATCGATCAGTCCGTGTGCCGCTACTCCCTCGATTCTGACGATCTGTTGATTATTCCCGATCTCACGAAGGACCCTCGCACGTCGGCCAACACTCTGGTCACCAAAGCTCCTTTCATCCGTTTCTACGCTGGCGCGAGACTAATTCTTGCAGATGGCGTGGCTGTTGGCGCCCTTTGCGTCATTGACCATGTTCCGCGGCCGGAGGGCTTGACGCCAGAGCAGCGCTCCGTTTTGAAGGCTCTCGCCGCACAGATTTCCGCTCATCTGGAACTCCGCCGCGCGGCAAACCGTCAGCGTGAACTTATTGAGCGCCAAAAACAGATCAACATGATGATGCGCGATAGCGTCCGGACGGCGCTCACAGCGCAGGAGGCCGGGCGGATCGGCACGTTCGAACTCGATATCGAAACGGGAAACATCAAGGTCTCGGCTGAGTTTTGCCGGATTTTCGACGTGCCGCCGATGGGTCACTATCACGCCCGCGATTTCGAGAAGATGCTCCATCCCGACGACCGCGGGCGCGAGTCGTCGGAAGAGACCCGCAAGAATGGTTCGGCCGTCACCACTGTCGAGTACCGCATCGTCACCAGCTCTCGCGGCATCCGGTGGGTGTGCCGTCAGGCGACCTTCGAGCGGGATGAGGATGGCAAGCCGATCAAGCTGCTCGGTACGGTTCAGGATGTCACGCAGCAAAAACGGGCGACCGAACGAATCCGGACTCTCTTGGAACTGGGTGACCGGCTACGAGATCTGAACGACGTCGAAGAGATCGCCCTGACCGCTGCTGAGCTGATGGCGCGTGCGCTGGACGCGACACGCGCGGGCTTTGGCGTTGTTGATCCCGTTCGCGAGACAGTGATGATGCAGCCGGAATGGCGTGCGCCAGGTGTCTCATCTCTGGCGGGCAGACACTATTTTCGCGACTACGGCTCCTATATCGATGACTTGAAGGGCGGCATGAGCGTCGTCATCTCGGATGTGACGACCGATCCGAGGACTAAGGACAAGGCTGACGCGCTGCTGGCGCTTGGAATCCGGCAACTGGTCAACGTTCCCATATTCGATCAGGGCAAATTTGCCCTGGTCGTCTTCGTTCACCACTGTGATCTATTCGAATGGATGGATGACGATCTGGCCTTCGTCAGAAGTTTTGGTGACCGTATCCAGAGTGCGATTGGCCGCTTGCGCGCCGAGGCCGAACAGAACCTGCTGAACCGTGAGATCGGCCACCGATTGAAGAACGCCTTTGCCATGGTTCAGGCGCTTGCGAAGCAGACCCTGAGGCCGGTTCAGGACCGGGGCCCGGTGTTGAATTTCGAGCAGCGCCTCCAGGCGCTGAGCTCGGCCCACGACATTTTGCTTGGCAACAACTGGGCAAATGCCGATGTCCGCACGGTGCTTCTGCGTGTCATCGACACGCTGGGAATGACGGAAAAGGTCGATATTCGCGGTGACGATATTTCGGTCAATCCCAAGGGTGCGCTGTCTCTGTCTCTCCTTTTGCACGAACTCACGACCAATGCCGTAAAGTACGGAAGTCTGTCCTCTGTACATGGCAGGGTCTTGGTGTCGTGGGATGTTCAGGGCGAGAGGGAGGACGCCGTCTTTCGTTTGATCTGGAGTGAGACAAGCGGGCCACCGGTTATCCAGCCGCAATCAAAGGGCTTTGGCTCGCGCCTCATTTCGATGGGGCTATTAGGAACCGGCGGTGTATCGACGCGTTACTTAGATCAAGGACTAGAGGTCGAAATGACAGCGTCTCTGGTTCAACTGCAACAGGTAGCGTAA
- a CDS encoding response regulator, producing MGQKQPFAKHVVLVVEDDPLLRMMAVDMVEDAGFSAIEAGGADEALEILHARPDVGVLFTDIDMPGSMDGVQLAHLACQTDRPIGIVLTSGHHRLDQETLPPRSIFFPKPYDLNIVSEVLRKFAA from the coding sequence ATGGGACAGAAGCAACCATTCGCCAAACATGTCGTACTGGTCGTGGAGGATGATCCACTCTTGCGAATGATGGCAGTCGATATGGTCGAAGACGCGGGATTCAGTGCGATCGAGGCTGGTGGAGCCGACGAAGCACTGGAAATACTGCACGCACGCCCCGATGTCGGCGTGCTGTTTACCGATATCGACATGCCTGGCAGCATGGATGGAGTCCAGCTCGCGCATCTCGCCTGCCAGACAGACAGGCCAATTGGTATCGTGCTCACGTCCGGGCATCACCGTCTTGATCAGGAAACCCTGCCACCGCGCAGCATTTTCTTCCCCAAGCCATACGACCTCAACATTGTGTCTGAGGTATTGCGGAAATTCGCAGCTTAA
- a CDS encoding response regulator codes for MNFLGITGMQYSGVPFHDTRILLAEDSNVFTQMIGARLKELLGLTVEVCRNFEELQECYERSTEEVTLAISNINLPGAESGEALEYLVDLSIPTIVFTSTFHEDTREKLITKEVVDYILKDNVFAVDMLTESVCRFLTNHRHHVLIVDDSPTARALLSSRLKRYNFRVSLADSGAKALEILRNNPDIGLVVTDYNMPDIDGFELTRRIRTMRGSHELRIIGVSSSNNRLLSARFLKAGGNDFMLRPFIEEEFYCRVNQNLDTLVQIKTARGNSKKAAAA; via the coding sequence ATGAATTTTCTTGGCATTACAGGTATGCAATATTCGGGCGTTCCGTTCCACGATACGCGAATATTGCTCGCGGAAGATTCAAATGTCTTTACCCAGATGATCGGAGCTCGGTTAAAGGAGTTGCTTGGACTGACGGTCGAAGTCTGCCGCAATTTCGAGGAGCTACAAGAGTGCTACGAGCGCTCCACCGAGGAGGTGACCCTCGCCATCTCGAACATCAATCTGCCAGGCGCGGAAAGCGGCGAGGCCCTGGAATATCTGGTGGATCTGTCGATCCCGACGATCGTCTTTACCAGCACCTTTCATGAAGACACGCGCGAGAAGCTGATCACCAAGGAGGTGGTCGATTATATCCTCAAGGACAATGTGTTCGCCGTCGACATGCTGACCGAATCGGTCTGCCGCTTCCTGACCAATCATCGCCATCACGTTCTCATCGTCGACGATAGCCCGACCGCGCGCGCCCTGTTGTCCAGCCGATTGAAGCGCTACAATTTCCGCGTCAGCCTTGCCGACAGCGGCGCGAAGGCACTCGAGATTCTTCGCAACAACCCGGACATCGGCCTGGTCGTCACCGACTATAATATGCCGGATATTGATGGCTTCGAACTCACTCGTCGCATTCGCACGATGCGTGGCTCGCACGAACTGCGCATCATTGGTGTATCGTCTTCGAACAATCGTCTGCTCTCCGCACGCTTCCTGAAGGCTGGCGGCAATGACTTCATGCTCCGACCCTTTATTGAGGAAGAGTTCTATTGCCGCGTGAATCAGAACCTCGACACGCTGGTGCAGATCAAGACGGCCCGTGGCAATAGCAAGAAGGCCGCTGCGGCCTGA
- a CDS encoding phospholipase D family protein, producing MAGIIITTLILIVGLLAALVALSRRQERAITKVASTALPKADDATPLDRHWTHIRDSDNGDRLTALALVQSNMDAFAVRVSTARAAGRSLDLMYYMWNADLTGRLMMREVLAAADRGVRVRLLLDDLGVTMSDRIFHAIDSHPNIELRLFNPTKARENIFRRGIELVLRFRSVNRRMHNKAWIADGRALITGGRNIGDAYFGAAEAANFRDFDVLAHGKAVSDAEEIFDDYWNSAVAIPVRSLLAKRPSRLARLRRKLDALATGDAARPYLEKVESLHHDGEFLLADKLHKVASATVLADPPEKAAGKRRSGHNYLMENLLPVMEGAEEKLKITSPYFIPGQKGVETLSRLSANGVCVSVLTNSLAATDVAAVHAGYARYRRPLLLNGVKIHELRSLADQQNSLSLRGSGQASLHTKAFTRDGETGFIGSLNFDPRSMSLNTEMGVLFNSPELASAMDEIFKEETSREMSFELALTPKKRLIWTGLVRGRPRLYANEPYASLSRRGVALIMGILPLESQL from the coding sequence GTGGCGGGGATCATAATAACGACGCTTATTTTAATCGTCGGCCTCCTCGCCGCGCTTGTTGCCCTGTCGCGCCGTCAGGAACGAGCCATTACGAAAGTCGCTTCCACAGCGCTTCCCAAGGCCGACGACGCCACGCCGCTTGACCGCCATTGGACCCATATACGCGATAGCGATAACGGCGACAGACTGACGGCGCTGGCGCTGGTTCAATCTAACATGGATGCTTTCGCCGTCCGCGTCTCAACCGCTCGGGCTGCCGGCCGTAGCCTCGATCTGATGTACTACATGTGGAATGCGGATCTGACCGGCCGCCTCATGATGCGTGAGGTTCTTGCCGCGGCGGACCGTGGCGTCCGCGTCCGGCTGCTCCTGGACGATCTCGGCGTTACGATGTCGGACAGGATTTTTCACGCCATAGACAGCCATCCCAATATCGAGCTGCGCCTGTTCAACCCGACGAAGGCACGGGAAAACATCTTCCGGCGCGGGATTGAGCTCGTTTTACGCTTCCGCAGCGTCAACAGGCGAATGCACAACAAGGCGTGGATTGCGGATGGAAGGGCGCTGATCACTGGCGGACGCAATATCGGAGACGCCTATTTCGGTGCAGCTGAGGCTGCGAATTTTCGTGACTTCGACGTGCTTGCCCACGGCAAAGCCGTCAGCGACGCGGAAGAGATTTTCGACGATTACTGGAACAGTGCTGTTGCCATCCCGGTGCGTTCCTTGCTGGCCAAACGCCCGAGTAGACTTGCAAGGCTGCGGCGCAAGCTGGATGCGCTCGCCACTGGCGATGCAGCCCGGCCCTATCTTGAAAAGGTCGAGAGCCTTCATCACGATGGCGAGTTCCTGTTGGCGGATAAGCTTCACAAAGTCGCCTCGGCAACCGTCTTGGCAGACCCACCGGAGAAAGCCGCCGGCAAGCGCCGCAGCGGACATAACTATCTGATGGAGAATCTTCTTCCCGTCATGGAAGGCGCAGAAGAAAAGCTCAAGATCACCTCCCCCTATTTTATTCCAGGGCAGAAGGGTGTCGAGACGCTGTCGCGCCTTTCAGCAAATGGCGTGTGCGTATCGGTGCTCACCAACTCACTTGCTGCAACAGATGTTGCCGCAGTGCATGCCGGCTATGCCCGCTACCGCCGTCCTCTGCTGCTGAATGGCGTCAAAATCCATGAATTACGCTCGCTTGCCGACCAGCAAAATTCGCTGTCACTTCGAGGTTCTGGACAGGCGAGCCTGCACACAAAAGCCTTCACCCGTGATGGTGAGACCGGCTTCATCGGATCGCTGAATTTCGATCCGCGCTCCATGTCGCTGAATACAGAGATGGGCGTGCTGTTCAATTCCCCGGAACTGGCGTCTGCAATGGACGAAATTTTCAAGGAGGAAACAAGCCGGGAGATGAGTTTCGAATTGGCGCTCACTCCTAAGAAGCGACTGATCTGGACCGGCCTCGTAAGAGGCAGGCCTCGTCTTTACGCCAACGAGCCCTATGCCAGCCTCTCAAGGCGTGGGGTCGCGCTGATCATGGGTATTCTTCCACTGGAGTCACAGCTTTGA
- a CDS encoding glycerate kinase type-2 family protein: MIADPRAFLKDLFFAAVRAADPYEAICANLPERPKGRTVVIGAGKAASQMAEAFERAWPHPFEGVVVARHGPVAPCQTIRIVQSAHPVPDEAGLAASQALIEAVHGLTKDDLVIALISGGGSALLPAPPEGFSLADEIALNEALLASGAPISAMNLVRKHFSRIKGGRLAALAHPARVVSLIVSDVPGDNPAFVASGPTVPDEGDASDALRAIRDYKIALPQSIVDFIHQEVTPKPSDATFTGHEVHIIASARVSLEAAAKLAVERGVEPLILSDCIEGEAKDIGRMHAALALEFSTRVSLGKSMVLLSGGETTVTIGNGTYGKGGRNSELLLSAALDLQASEGITALAADTDGIDGSEDNAGAFCDGQTVARIRAAGGDARSCLSGHDAWSAFSLAGDLFAPGPTGTNVNDFRAFLLQ; this comes from the coding sequence GTGATTGCCGACCCGCGCGCATTTCTGAAAGATTTGTTTTTCGCAGCCGTTCGCGCGGCGGACCCCTATGAAGCGATCTGCGCCAATCTTCCCGAAAGGCCAAAAGGACGAACCGTCGTGATCGGCGCTGGTAAAGCGGCAAGCCAGATGGCGGAGGCCTTTGAACGTGCCTGGCCTCATCCTTTCGAGGGCGTCGTCGTCGCGCGCCACGGGCCGGTTGCTCCATGTCAGACCATCAGGATAGTGCAGTCGGCGCATCCCGTCCCCGATGAAGCCGGCCTCGCTGCATCGCAGGCTCTTATCGAAGCCGTACATGGACTGACGAAGGACGATCTGGTTATCGCTCTTATCTCCGGCGGTGGCTCGGCGCTGCTACCTGCGCCGCCAGAGGGGTTCTCGCTTGCAGACGAAATTGCGCTTAACGAGGCGCTGCTCGCTTCCGGCGCGCCGATCTCCGCCATGAATCTGGTGCGCAAGCATTTTTCTCGCATCAAGGGGGGAAGGTTGGCTGCTCTTGCCCATCCGGCGCGTGTGGTCAGCCTGATCGTCTCCGACGTGCCGGGAGACAATCCGGCCTTCGTCGCCTCCGGTCCGACGGTGCCGGACGAAGGCGACGCCTCCGACGCGTTGCGAGCAATCCGCGACTACAAAATTGCGCTGCCCCAGAGTATCGTCGATTTTATTCACCAAGAGGTGACACCGAAGCCTTCGGATGCAACATTTACTGGACACGAGGTGCATATCATTGCCTCAGCCCGCGTCTCTCTGGAAGCGGCTGCGAAGCTTGCAGTGGAACGGGGTGTGGAACCACTCATACTCTCAGACTGCATCGAAGGGGAGGCGAAGGACATCGGCAGAATGCACGCTGCTTTGGCGCTTGAGTTTTCAACCCGCGTGTCACTAGGCAAATCCATGGTGCTTCTTTCCGGCGGCGAAACGACGGTGACGATCGGTAACGGCACATATGGAAAAGGTGGTCGCAATTCCGAGCTGCTGCTTTCTGCTGCTCTCGACTTGCAGGCAAGCGAGGGTATAACCGCGCTTGCAGCGGACACGGACGGGATTGATGGATCGGAAGATAATGCCGGCGCCTTCTGTGACGGACAAACCGTGGCGCGCATCCGTGCCGCCGGGGGCGATGCGCGCTCCTGTCTCTCAGGCCACGACGCGTGGTCGGCTTTTTCCCTGGCAGGTGATCTTTTTGCACCCGGTCCGACGGGCACCAATGTCAACGATTTCCGCGCTTTTCTGCTGCAGTAG
- a CDS encoding YqaA family protein, with protein sequence MSGDIGAYLSLFASAFLAATLIPAQSESVLVYLIAKGHHSIPLLVAVASLGNVLGSVLNWYLGRGIEHYRDRRWFPVSSDKLQKAQGWYARYGRWSLLASWLPVVGDPLTVVAGVMREPLPSFIAIVTLAKAGRYVLLALVTQGLL encoded by the coding sequence ATGAGCGGTGACATCGGAGCCTATCTCAGCCTTTTCGCCTCTGCATTTCTTGCGGCAACGCTCATCCCTGCTCAATCGGAGTCGGTCCTGGTCTATTTGATAGCGAAAGGCCACCACTCCATTCCATTGCTTGTCGCGGTGGCAAGCCTCGGCAACGTTCTGGGATCCGTCCTCAACTGGTATCTGGGCCGAGGCATCGAGCACTATCGTGATCGGCGCTGGTTTCCGGTTTCCTCTGACAAACTCCAGAAAGCGCAAGGCTGGTACGCCCGTTACGGACGGTGGTCTTTGCTGGCAAGCTGGTTACCTGTCGTGGGCGATCCTTTGACGGTGGTCGCCGGAGTCATGCGTGAACCTTTGCCATCCTTCATCGCGATCGTAACCCTCGCCAAGGCGGGACGTTATGTGCTTCTGGCGTTGGTCACGCAAGGCCTTCTCTGA
- the recJ gene encoding single-stranded-DNA-specific exonuclease RecJ, whose product MIETVDAVPRAFLGVERSATDQRWMSRLDQAGQNRALAMSQVHGIPELIARVLAGRNVGVDDALAFLDPTIRSLMPDPHTLTDCENAAKRIADAIEKREKIAIFGDYDVDGAASSALMYRFLHHFGLEPEIYIPDRIFEGYGPNPAAMQQLAANGATLIITVDCGSTSHESLSVARDAGTDVLVIDHHQVGTELPPAVALVNPNREDDLSGQGHLCAAGVVFLVLVATLRVLKERHNRQAFMLDLLTYLDIVALATVCDVVPLKGLNRAYVVKGLVAARHMNNVGLAALFKKAGLGGPVTPYHFGFLIGPRINAGGRIGDAALGSRLLTLDDSTQAEVIAEKLDELNRERQAMEAAMLAEAEAEALFEYGDGSGAGVIVTARENWHPGIVGLLASRLKDRFRRPAFAIAFDSQGRGTGSGRSINGFDMGRMVRNAVDAGLLIKGGGHAMAAGLTVERANLGRLRTFFEEAAQKTVSQLVENSVLKIDGAIGASGATLALVDQLEQAGPYGSGHSQPIFAVPAHRLRDVRIVGTSHIKITLEALDGSRLDGIAFRAADAPLGQMLMAARGRQIHVAGTLGAEHWQGQKRVQLRVLDAAFAP is encoded by the coding sequence ATGATTGAAACGGTCGATGCCGTGCCGAGGGCGTTCCTCGGGGTGGAGCGATCGGCAACAGACCAGCGATGGATGTCGCGGCTGGATCAGGCCGGGCAGAACCGTGCGCTCGCCATGTCCCAGGTCCATGGCATCCCGGAACTGATCGCCCGCGTACTGGCGGGCCGCAATGTCGGTGTGGATGACGCGCTTGCCTTTCTTGATCCGACGATCCGCTCGCTGATGCCCGATCCCCATACGCTGACGGATTGCGAGAACGCCGCAAAGCGCATTGCCGACGCGATCGAAAAGCGCGAGAAGATCGCCATCTTCGGCGATTATGACGTGGACGGTGCCGCATCCTCGGCGCTCATGTACCGCTTCCTCCATCATTTCGGCCTCGAGCCTGAAATCTATATTCCAGATCGCATCTTCGAAGGTTACGGTCCGAACCCCGCCGCCATGCAGCAACTCGCCGCCAATGGCGCGACTCTGATCATTACCGTCGATTGCGGTTCGACCAGCCATGAATCGCTGAGCGTTGCTCGCGATGCCGGAACCGATGTGCTCGTCATCGACCACCACCAGGTCGGAACCGAGCTTCCTCCAGCGGTTGCCCTGGTCAATCCAAACCGCGAGGACGATCTGTCGGGGCAGGGGCATCTTTGCGCGGCAGGCGTGGTGTTTCTTGTGCTGGTGGCAACGCTTCGGGTTCTGAAGGAGAGGCACAATCGCCAGGCCTTCATGCTCGACCTTCTAACCTATCTCGACATCGTGGCGCTTGCGACGGTCTGCGATGTCGTGCCGCTGAAGGGCTTGAACCGCGCTTATGTGGTCAAAGGACTGGTTGCTGCGCGGCATATGAACAATGTCGGGTTGGCAGCTCTGTTCAAGAAGGCGGGGCTTGGCGGACCGGTGACACCCTATCATTTCGGCTTTCTGATCGGCCCCCGCATCAATGCAGGTGGACGTATCGGCGATGCGGCCCTTGGAAGCCGTCTCCTGACACTGGATGACAGCACGCAGGCCGAAGTCATTGCGGAAAAGCTGGATGAGTTGAACCGCGAGCGCCAGGCGATGGAGGCGGCGATGCTTGCCGAGGCTGAAGCCGAAGCGCTCTTTGAATATGGCGATGGCTCCGGTGCTGGCGTTATCGTGACAGCGAGAGAGAATTGGCATCCGGGCATCGTCGGCCTTCTCGCCTCGCGGCTCAAGGACCGATTTCGCCGTCCTGCCTTCGCCATTGCCTTCGACTCGCAAGGACGAGGCACGGGCTCGGGGCGCTCCATCAATGGCTTCGACATGGGGCGCATGGTGCGCAATGCCGTCGACGCCGGTCTGCTGATCAAGGGCGGGGGCCACGCCATGGCAGCCGGTCTAACCGTGGAACGCGCCAATCTCGGGCGCTTGCGAACCTTCTTCGAGGAAGCGGCACAGAAGACGGTCTCGCAGCTTGTCGAGAACAGTGTGCTGAAAATTGACGGTGCCATTGGCGCCTCGGGCGCCACGCTGGCGCTGGTTGACCAGTTGGAGCAGGCGGGTCCCTATGGGTCGGGCCATTCGCAGCCGATTTTCGCCGTGCCAGCGCATCGGCTGCGTGATGTGCGCATCGTCGGTACCTCGCACATCAAGATCACGTTGGAAGCTCTGGATGGCTCGCGCCTCGACGGTATTGCCTTCCGTGCTGCGGATGCGCCTCTGGGCCAGATGTTGATGGCAGCCCGCGGGCGTCAAATCCATGTGGCCGGTACTCTTGGGGCAGAGCACTGGCAGGGTCAAAAGCGCGTACAATTGCGCGTTCTGGACGCAGCCTTCGCGCCGTAG
- a CDS encoding DUF3126 family protein has product MKADEIKKLDAYFKRTFNDKMAVKARPRKDDSAEVYMGEEFLGVVYIDDEDGDRSYNFSMAILDVDL; this is encoded by the coding sequence GTGAAAGCCGACGAAATCAAAAAGCTCGACGCCTATTTCAAGCGCACGTTCAACGACAAGATGGCCGTCAAGGCACGTCCACGCAAGGATGATTCCGCTGAAGTCTATATGGGCGAAGAGTTCCTGGGCGTCGTCTATATCGACGATGAAGATGGCGATCGTTCCTACAACTTCTCCATGGCGATCCTCGACGTCGATCTTTGA
- the cysE gene encoding serine O-acetyltransferase, protein MVARIETCQNDQITVVDPIWGSLLNEARTAAAQDPLLSAFFYSTILNHHSLEESVIYRICELLDHPDMQAVLLRQTFSEMLHDWPEWGAVLRVDIQAVYDRDPACTRFIEPVLYFKGFHAIQTHRLAHWLWSKGRKDFALYLQSRSSSVFQTDINPQAKVGKGLFLDHATGLVVGSTAVIGDNVSILQGVTLGGTGKETGDRHPKIRSGVLIGAGAKILGNIEVGSCSRVAAGSVVLKPVPPNATVAGVPARIVGEGGCNEPSRIMDQIIGADI, encoded by the coding sequence ATGGTCGCACGCATAGAGACCTGCCAAAATGATCAGATCACCGTCGTCGATCCGATCTGGGGCAGCTTGTTGAACGAAGCGCGCACAGCCGCCGCGCAGGATCCGCTGCTTTCGGCATTTTTCTATTCCACGATCCTCAATCACCATTCGCTGGAAGAGAGCGTCATTTATCGCATCTGCGAGCTGCTAGACCATCCGGACATGCAGGCCGTTCTCTTGCGCCAGACGTTTTCAGAGATGCTTCACGACTGGCCGGAATGGGGCGCAGTCCTGCGCGTCGACATTCAGGCGGTCTATGATCGCGACCCCGCCTGCACGCGGTTCATCGAGCCAGTCCTCTACTTTAAAGGCTTCCACGCCATCCAGACGCATCGTCTTGCCCATTGGCTGTGGTCGAAGGGACGGAAGGATTTCGCCCTTTATCTGCAAAGCCGGTCCTCCAGCGTCTTCCAGACGGATATCAATCCGCAGGCAAAGGTTGGCAAGGGCCTGTTCCTCGATCACGCGACCGGCCTCGTTGTCGGCTCGACTGCCGTGATCGGCGACAATGTCTCCATTCTCCAAGGCGTCACCCTTGGTGGCACGGGCAAGGAGACGGGCGACCGTCATCCAAAGATCCGCAGCGGCGTGTTGATCGGCGCAGGCGCTAAGATCCTTGGCAATATCGAAGTCGGAAGCTGTTCACGTGTTGCGGCAGGCTCGGTCGTCTTGAAGCCCGTTCCACCCAATGCGACGGTCGCCGGCGTGCCCGCCCGGATCGTCGGCGAAGGCGGTTGCAACGAGCCTTCCCGCATCATGGACCAGATCATCGGCGCGGATATCTGA